A stretch of the Acyrthosiphon pisum isolate AL4f chromosome A2, pea_aphid_22Mar2018_4r6ur, whole genome shotgun sequence genome encodes the following:
- the LOC100569730 gene encoding eukaryotic translation initiation factor 4 gamma 3, whose translation MVVNNRHKNNVLNNFRINEVESEDVSLENLSINEIQTNIIKHSWQYTVQLNPITFYDNNSDIQPDNEHQVWKETHYLSLYKNVLSILNKLTWTTFDQLVDEFQKLPIENAECLENIANIVALKAFDEPSFGSLYASLCRVLDITISCQSGNHLTYQMSFKKCIITVCQNYFQKQCLDDTEIVTSVEHEQTQRRIKMQTIGCIRFIGEIFKQSLLSPFVVHYCIKTLQSKTKERSLEYLCNLLKVAGKELNEKISLEDIFDHLIYLVSDEMRSKISPRIRFMVKDVIEVVMPSRVF comes from the exons atggtcgtaaataatagacataaaaataatgtgttgaataattttagaataaatgag gttgAATCAGAAGACGTAAGCTTGGAGAATCTGAGTATAAATGAA atacaaacaaatattataaagcatTCTTGGCAGTATACTGTTCAATTGAATCCAATTACGTTCTATGACAATAATTCAGATATACaa ccagACAATGAACACCAAGTCTGGAAAGAAACTCATTACTTATCG ttgtataaaaatgtattatctatattaaacaAACTTACATGGACAACATTTGATCAGCTAGTAgatgaatttcaaaaattgcCAATTGAAAACGCAGAATGTCTTGAAAATATTGCTAATATTGTTGCtcttaaa GCTTTTGACGAACCTTCATTTGGATCTTTATATGCCTCTTTATGCAGAGTACTTGACATAACTATAAGTTGTCAAAGTGGAAATCATTTAACATACCAgatgtcatttaaaaaatgtataatcacaGTTTGtcagaattattttcaaaagcaaTGTTTAGATGACACTGAGATAGTGACGTCTGTAGAACATGAACAAACTCAAAGAAGAATTAAAATGCAAACAATTGGTTGTATCAG atttattggtgaaattttcaaacagtCATTATTATCTCCATTCGTTGTTCACTATTGTATAAAAACGTTGCAATCAAAAACTAAAGAAAGGTCTCTTGAATACCTCTGCAATCTTTTAAAAGTAGCTGGCAAAGAGTTAaatgaaaaa ATAAGTTTGGAAGATATATTtgatcatttaatatatttggtatcTGATGAAATGAGATCTAAAATATCACCTAGGATACGATTCATGGTTAAGGATGTAATTGAAGTAGTAATGCCTTCAAgagtattttaa